A region from the Streptomyces sp. 3214.6 genome encodes:
- a CDS encoding alpha-lytic protease prodomain-containing protein has translation MRRTRLKHVCLAALLTLAGLGGTGTLPAAANGGEPTAAPATTTPGSAAASASSTAPAAALLDAMRQDLGLTEEQAAARLDAERAATALEPKARRTAGAAYAGSWFDAADGRLTVAVTSQATRSTRATLRAEGAGVRVVEHSARALDTVKSRIDRLSAPFGVGSWHVDPEANAVVVSVVGDRRSDNDVQRFLAQARTAGPVTVETVASAPRTFAAGTVGGDPYYTGNVRCSIGFSVYGGFVTAGHCGRAGAGVSGWDGSYVGAFQGSSFPDNDYAWVSVGSGWWTVPVVLGWGTVSDQLVRGSAEAPVGASVCLSGSTTHWHCGTVLAKNETVNYSEGAVHQMTKTNVCAEGGDSGGSFISGDQAQGVTSGGWGNCSSGGETWFQPVNEILNRYGLTLHTY, from the coding sequence ATGAGACGCACAAGGCTCAAGCACGTCTGCCTGGCCGCGTTACTGACGCTCGCCGGGCTCGGCGGCACGGGCACACTCCCCGCCGCGGCGAACGGCGGCGAGCCCACGGCCGCGCCCGCCACAACCACCCCCGGCTCCGCTGCCGCCTCCGCTTCGAGTACCGCCCCCGCCGCCGCGCTGCTCGACGCCATGCGGCAGGACTTAGGGCTGACAGAGGAACAGGCCGCCGCCCGGCTGGACGCCGAGCGGGCCGCCACCGCGCTCGAACCGAAGGCGCGCCGCACGGCGGGCGCCGCCTACGCGGGGTCCTGGTTCGACGCCGCCGACGGTCGTCTGACGGTCGCCGTCACCTCGCAGGCCACGCGGTCGACCCGTGCGACGCTGCGCGCCGAGGGGGCCGGTGTCCGTGTCGTCGAGCACAGCGCACGGGCGCTGGACACGGTGAAGTCACGCATTGACCGGCTTTCCGCCCCCTTTGGGGTGGGGAGTTGGCACGTCGACCCGGAGGCGAACGCCGTCGTGGTCTCCGTCGTCGGCGACCGGCGCTCCGACAACGATGTCCAGCGGTTCCTGGCGCAGGCCCGCACCGCCGGTCCCGTCACCGTCGAGACCGTCGCCTCGGCTCCGCGCACGTTCGCGGCGGGCACGGTGGGCGGCGACCCCTACTACACGGGCAACGTGCGCTGTTCCATCGGCTTCTCGGTGTACGGCGGGTTCGTCACCGCCGGCCACTGCGGCCGGGCCGGCGCCGGCGTCTCGGGCTGGGACGGCTCCTATGTCGGCGCCTTCCAGGGCTCCTCGTTCCCCGACAACGACTACGCCTGGGTGAGCGTGGGCAGTGGCTGGTGGACCGTTCCGGTCGTGCTCGGCTGGGGCACGGTCTCCGACCAGCTGGTGCGCGGCTCGGCCGAGGCCCCCGTGGGTGCCTCCGTCTGCCTGTCCGGCTCGACCACGCACTGGCACTGCGGGACGGTGCTGGCGAAAAACGAGACGGTCAACTACAGCGAGGGCGCGGTGCACCAGATGACGAAGACGAACGTCTGTGCCGAAGGGGGCGACTCCGGCGGCTCGTTCATCAGCGGCGACCAGGCGCAGGGCGTCACCTCCGGCGGCTGGGGCAACTGTTCTTCCGGCGGCGAGACCTGGTTCCAGCCGGTGAACGAGATCCTCAACCGCTACGGGCTCACCCTGCACACCTACTGA
- a CDS encoding SGNH/GDSL hydrolase family protein, with translation MQGDIRTGRVARLAGRRRKGVTFLAALAGCALVAASAAPAAAHGGGGGGGGSRYVALGDSYTSGPFIPRQVDANCARSDHNYPSLVAGQLRASLFKDVSCSGATTENMWKPQGTNGPQLDALSRDSSLVTVQIGGNDIGFGSIIGTCAQLAPQDPTGNPCQRHYESSGVDQLTVEIARTAPKVARVLAAVHGRAPRARVLVVGYPDLLPDDGSSCAPAVPFATRDFPYLRDTGKRLNLMLRLVARWIHAEYVDTYGPTIGHDMCKPPAERWIEPLRPASPAAPAHPNAKGEEAMAGAVLKRLAHGRYGR, from the coding sequence ATGCAGGGCGACATACGCACGGGGAGAGTGGCGAGACTGGCCGGTCGTCGCCGAAAGGGCGTCACCTTCTTGGCGGCGCTGGCAGGTTGTGCCCTGGTCGCCGCTTCGGCCGCGCCCGCGGCGGCGCACGGCGGGGGCGGTGGTGGTGGCGGAAGCCGGTATGTGGCGCTCGGCGACTCCTACACCTCCGGCCCCTTCATCCCCCGGCAGGTCGACGCCAACTGCGCCCGCTCCGACCACAACTACCCGTCGCTCGTGGCCGGGCAGCTGCGGGCGAGCCTGTTCAAGGACGTCAGCTGCAGCGGGGCGACGACCGAGAACATGTGGAAGCCGCAGGGGACGAACGGCCCTCAGCTCGACGCGCTGAGCCGCGACAGCAGCCTCGTGACCGTCCAGATCGGCGGCAACGACATCGGCTTCGGCTCGATCATCGGCACCTGCGCCCAACTGGCCCCGCAGGATCCGACGGGCAATCCGTGCCAACGTCACTACGAGTCCTCGGGCGTCGACCAGCTCACGGTCGAGATCGCCAGGACGGCGCCCAAGGTCGCGCGGGTGCTGGCAGCCGTGCACGGCAGGGCCCCCCGCGCCCGGGTCCTCGTCGTCGGCTACCCCGACCTCCTGCCCGACGACGGCAGCAGCTGTGCGCCCGCCGTGCCGTTCGCGACGCGGGACTTCCCCTACCTCCGGGACACCGGCAAACGCCTCAACCTGATGCTGCGTCTGGTGGCCCGCTGGATCCACGCCGAGTACGTCGACACCTACGGTCCGACCATCGGCCACGACATGTGCAAGCCTCCGGCGGAACGGTGGATCGAGCCGTTGCGGCCCGCCTCGCCGGCCGCTCCGGCCCACCCCAACGCCAAGGGCGAGGAGGCGATGGCGGGTGCGGTGCTGAAGCGGCTGGCCCACGGGCGGTACGGCCGCTGA